One Citricoccus sp. K5 DNA window includes the following coding sequences:
- a CDS encoding META domain-containing protein, producing the protein MEELAAELIDHRWGSDAPGQPWLGFEAGGRLHGSDGCNRLMGEWTLTAQRADFGRLVSTMMFCEGVDTWLNGAVSARLLHDASGDRLEVLDAAGRVIGVLPRTVPDTGVTA; encoded by the coding sequence ATGGAAGAGCTCGCCGCCGAACTCATCGATCACCGTTGGGGCTCCGACGCCCCGGGCCAACCGTGGCTGGGCTTCGAGGCCGGGGGCCGGCTGCACGGTTCCGACGGCTGCAATCGCCTGATGGGGGAGTGGACCCTGACGGCGCAGCGGGCCGACTTCGGCCGTCTGGTCTCGACGATGATGTTCTGCGAGGGCGTGGACACCTGGCTCAACGGCGCCGTGTCCGCACGGCTCCTCCATGACGCTTCCGGAGATCGGCTCGAGGTCCTCGATGCGGCGGGCCGGGTCATCGGCGTCCTGCCGCGGACCGTCCCGGACACCGGGGTTACCGCGTGA
- a CDS encoding ABC transporter permease, with protein sequence MNTAIELGLIYAIMALGVYVTFRILDFPDLTVDGSFTTGAAVAAISIVNGVNPFLTFLLAFVAGFLAGVITGLLHTKGRINGLLAGILTQIALYSINLRIMAKANVPLLGEETAISPLKDAGLIGGWGSIGIFAAVAILLALILAWFLHTDLGLAMQATGDNEKMIRSYGVNTDNQKILGLALSNALVGVSGAVVAQFQGFADIGMGIGLIIAGLASVILGQAIFGTRSILVAVLAVIAGSVLYRVAIQLALTVGLDPNDMKLVSAVLVVIALVVPQMPFFRRRKALVNRADPGGAAAAGAEAAAPPAGATAGASAGAPDAPTAGGTR encoded by the coding sequence ATGAACACCGCCATCGAACTGGGCCTGATCTACGCGATCATGGCCCTCGGGGTCTACGTGACCTTCCGTATCCTCGACTTCCCTGACCTGACGGTGGACGGCTCGTTCACCACGGGTGCGGCAGTCGCCGCCATCTCCATCGTCAACGGGGTGAACCCGTTTCTGACCTTCCTGCTGGCGTTCGTGGCGGGATTCCTGGCAGGCGTGATCACGGGGCTGCTGCACACCAAGGGACGCATCAACGGCCTGCTGGCCGGGATCCTCACCCAGATCGCGCTGTACTCGATCAACCTGCGGATCATGGCCAAGGCCAACGTCCCCCTGCTGGGCGAGGAGACGGCCATCAGCCCGCTCAAGGACGCCGGCCTGATCGGAGGCTGGGGTTCCATCGGCATCTTCGCGGCCGTGGCCATCCTGCTGGCGCTCATCCTGGCCTGGTTCCTGCACACGGACCTCGGCTTGGCGATGCAGGCCACGGGTGACAACGAGAAGATGATCCGCTCCTACGGGGTCAACACGGACAACCAGAAGATCCTGGGCCTGGCCCTGTCCAACGCCCTCGTCGGAGTCAGCGGGGCCGTGGTCGCTCAGTTCCAGGGCTTCGCGGACATCGGCATGGGCATCGGCCTCATCATCGCCGGCCTGGCGTCCGTGATCCTCGGCCAGGCCATCTTCGGCACGCGCTCGATCCTCGTGGCTGTCCTGGCCGTCATCGCCGGGTCCGTCCTCTACCGGGTGGCCATCCAACTGGCCCTGACGGTGGGGCTGGACCCGAACGACATGAAGCTCGTCTCGGCCGTGCTGGTGGTGATCGCCCTGGTGGTACCCCAGATGCCCTTCTTCCGGCGCCGCAAGGCGCTGGTGAACCGGGCCGACCCGGGCGGTGCCGCCGCCGCGGGGGCCGAGGCGGCGGCACCGCCGGCGGGCGCGACCGCCGGGGCATCCGCAGGCGCACCGGACGCCCCCACGGCAGGAGGAACCCGCTGA
- the putP gene encoding sodium/proline symporter PutP, producing MMDTTFKLIAILLYFAAMLAIGFYASRKNNDLDDYMLAGRKLPPFVAALSAGASDMSGWLLLGLPGAVYASGLVEAWIAVGLTIGAWLNWKFIAPRLRAYTEVARNSITIPSFLENRFRDRTHLLRIVAGGIVLVYFTFYVSSGMVAGGKFFESSFGSTYLVGMLLVAGVTIVYTLFGGFLGASLTDVAQGLLMLAALIAVPVVALINVGGWGEMVDLIGSADAGMEEGTNRLSFLANATWVGVISALAWGLGYFGQPHIIVRFMALRSAKDAVAGRRIGVAWMAICAFGAVMTALVGIAYFQANPGITLDDPETVFLVLAQILFHPFVAGLVLAAVLAAVMSTISSQLIVCSSALVEDLYKLFGRKASARNELWLGRGGVILVAIIAILIALDPEASVLDLVSFAWAGFGASFGPVVILALFWKKFNAWGSLSSLVVGAVIVFWWGNMPDEAWGGAFEMYEIVPGFVLAAIVGIIVSLVTHRSEAAETAEISAEFDEAVAVSKGKEFVTSEA from the coding sequence ATGATGGATACCACCTTCAAACTCATAGCGATCCTGTTGTACTTCGCCGCGATGCTGGCCATCGGCTTCTACGCGTCCCGGAAGAACAACGACCTCGACGACTACATGCTCGCCGGTCGCAAACTCCCGCCGTTCGTGGCGGCGCTCTCCGCCGGCGCCTCGGACATGTCCGGCTGGCTGCTCCTCGGCCTGCCCGGCGCGGTCTACGCGTCCGGCCTGGTGGAGGCCTGGATCGCCGTCGGCCTGACCATCGGCGCCTGGCTGAACTGGAAGTTCATCGCGCCGCGCCTGCGGGCCTACACCGAGGTGGCCCGGAACTCCATCACCATCCCCTCGTTCCTGGAGAACCGCTTCCGTGACCGCACCCACCTGCTGCGGATCGTGGCCGGTGGAATCGTGCTGGTGTACTTCACCTTCTACGTGTCCTCCGGCATGGTGGCCGGCGGCAAGTTCTTCGAGTCCTCGTTCGGCTCGACCTACCTCGTCGGCATGCTGCTCGTGGCGGGCGTGACCATCGTCTACACCCTGTTCGGCGGCTTCCTCGGTGCCTCGCTCACGGACGTGGCGCAGGGCCTGCTCATGCTGGCCGCACTCATCGCCGTCCCGGTGGTCGCCCTCATCAACGTGGGTGGCTGGGGCGAGATGGTCGACCTGATCGGGTCCGCGGACGCCGGGATGGAGGAGGGCACCAACCGGCTGTCCTTCCTGGCCAACGCCACGTGGGTCGGCGTGATCTCCGCCTTGGCGTGGGGCCTGGGGTACTTCGGGCAGCCACACATCATCGTCCGCTTCATGGCCCTGCGGTCGGCGAAGGACGCCGTGGCCGGACGTCGCATCGGCGTGGCCTGGATGGCGATCTGTGCCTTCGGCGCCGTCATGACCGCGCTGGTGGGCATCGCCTACTTCCAGGCGAATCCCGGCATCACACTGGACGATCCGGAGACGGTGTTCCTGGTCCTGGCCCAGATCCTGTTCCACCCCTTCGTGGCCGGTCTGGTCCTCGCGGCCGTGCTGGCCGCCGTGATGTCCACGATCTCCTCCCAGCTGATCGTGTGCTCCTCCGCCCTGGTGGAGGACCTCTACAAGCTCTTCGGCCGCAAGGCCAGTGCCCGGAACGAGCTGTGGCTGGGCCGCGGCGGGGTCATCCTGGTGGCCATCATCGCGATCCTCATCGCCCTCGATCCCGAGGCCAGTGTCCTGGACCTCGTTAGTTTCGCCTGGGCGGGCTTCGGCGCCTCCTTCGGGCCGGTGGTGATCCTGGCGCTGTTCTGGAAGAAGTTCAACGCCTGGGGCTCCCTGTCCTCACTGGTGGTCGGCGCCGTCATCGTCTTCTGGTGGGGCAACATGCCGGACGAGGCCTGGGGTGGGGCCTTCGAGATGTACGAGATCGTGCCCGGCTTCGTGCTGGCCGCCATCGTGGGCATCATCGTCTCCCTGGTGACCCACCGCTCGGAGGCCGCGGAGACGGCCGAGATCAGCGCCGAGTTCGACGAGGCCGTCGCGGTCTCCAAGGGCAAGGAGTTCGTCACCTCGGAGGCCTGA
- a CDS encoding ABC transporter ATP-binding protein, which produces MLTLTDVNKTFFPGTVNERRALRGIDLHLREGDFVTVIGSNGAGKSTVLNVISGGLGPDSGTVTIDGRNVTRLKDHRRAALVGRVFQDPMAGTAPHLSIEENMAIADKRGATRMLGRGVTNAKRRRFTEALSVLELGLENRLKAKVGLLSGGQRQALSLLMATFSDPRILLLDEHTAALDPQRAELVTRLTEQIVTDQGLTTLMVTHNMEQALRVGNRLVMMHDGQIILDLDEEQKRGKTVRDLLGEFEKIKGATLDDKTLLQ; this is translated from the coding sequence ATGCTGACTCTGACGGACGTGAACAAGACGTTCTTCCCGGGCACCGTCAACGAGCGGCGTGCCCTGCGGGGGATCGACCTGCACCTGCGCGAGGGCGACTTCGTCACGGTGATCGGCTCCAACGGCGCCGGCAAGTCCACGGTGCTGAATGTGATCTCGGGCGGACTGGGGCCGGACTCCGGCACCGTGACGATCGACGGCCGCAACGTCACTCGGCTCAAGGACCACCGCCGGGCCGCCCTGGTGGGCCGGGTCTTCCAGGATCCGATGGCGGGAACCGCGCCGCACCTGAGCATCGAGGAGAACATGGCGATCGCGGACAAGCGCGGTGCCACCCGGATGCTGGGTCGAGGCGTCACCAACGCCAAGCGCCGCCGATTCACGGAGGCGCTCTCCGTGCTCGAGCTGGGCCTCGAGAACCGGCTCAAGGCCAAGGTCGGACTCCTCTCCGGTGGCCAGCGGCAGGCCCTCAGCCTGCTCATGGCCACATTCTCGGACCCGCGGATCCTGCTGTTGGACGAGCACACCGCCGCCCTGGATCCGCAGCGTGCCGAGCTCGTGACCCGGCTGACCGAGCAGATCGTCACGGACCAGGGGCTCACCACGCTGATGGTCACGCACAACATGGAGCAGGCGCTGCGGGTGGGCAACCGCCTCGTCATGATGCACGACGGCCAGATCATCCTCGACCTGGACGAGGAGCAGAAGCGCGGCAAGACCGTGCGGGACCTGCTCGGCGAGTTCGAGAAGATCAAGGGGGCCACGCTGGACGACAAGACCCTGCTCCAGTAG
- the hrpA gene encoding ATP-dependent RNA helicase HrpA, translated as MSDATTHPSVHASTIRLEYPPNLPVSAERDRIMGAIRDHQVVIVAGETGSGKTTQLPKMLLELADEGVLDAERMIGHTQPRRLAARSVAERIAHELGTEIGSDVGYQVRFTAQTSARTRVKVMTDGILLAEIQHDQLLSRYSAIIIDEAHERSLNIDFLLGYLKRLLPRRRDLRVIITSATIDPESFAAHFALPDAAGQDEPAPIIEVSGRTFPVEIRYRPLDAPRRDGAPGSAVGPGDEDDGSSGSSGFDADTDEESRDPVDAVCDAVDELSREPDGDILVFFSGEREIRDAAEALAPRVAANRRLGNAEILPLYGRLSMAEQHRVFSTGPRRRIVLATNVAETSLTVPGIKYVIDTGTARISRYSHRTKVQRLPIERISQASANQRSGRSGRTSDGIAIRLYSQEDFESRAEFTDPEILRTNLAAVILQMCSMGVATTPADVGDFPFLQPPDSRQVSDGAALLTELGALNSGQPDERGRSYPKGTITPVGRKLARLPVDPRLGRMIVEAGERGCVREVMVLAAALTIQDPRERPTEQRAQADEQHSRFKDENSDFSSLLNLWAYLREQQKELSGNQFRRMCRTEYINYLRVREWQDLVQQLRQLAKPLGISVSAGPVDPVGQHEPVHRSLLTGLLSHIGAWDERKRDYQGARNTRFAVFPGSALFKKRHAFVMAAELVETSRLWARMVAKIDPVWAVEAAGALAKRTYNEPHWSRRSGSVVAREKVTLFGITLIPDRQVQFWRIDPAGSRELFIRHALVEGDWKTRHHFFARNRTALAEIEDLETRLRRRDLRVSDQDLFDFYDARIPATVVSERHFDSWWKKTRQTSPDLLDLDQRALLAVDTGELDTDQFPTVFHHPTDGGGIDLELSYDFNPAAGAGESDGITVLIPILMLNQMDPERFRWLVPGLRVDLVTALIRSLPKAVRKNFVPAPDVARAAVEQLDRDADPAADDLLPALELALRRMKGVVIPPGSWDLTAIPPHLVPDYRVVDARGAIMGTGQDLAALQGRLAGANRTAIAESLARAGGAGDGAGDGASSAPSPQSVRRDAHPHSDGRPASAPARTAFAERHGLTDWVVGDIPRKVDTEISAGSAGSGRQRITGYPGLTAETARDGSPAAGLTVYRTEADQQAAHRAGVVNLLLALVPSPQRYVLDHLDNREKLTFTQNPHGSVEQLINDCTRAAVDRLVPASLPFTETEFRRLFTTVRAEVIDTVFAVTAIVEQVLSRATQVRKELKGSVSLAMAPALNDIKAHLEQLVFPGFVAATGWAHLQHLPRYLQGMLRRIDKLKAGGQVQRDARDMAVVQGLEDAFDAEVRKLPAGQSTPPALDAVRWLIEELRISYFAQDLGTAVSVSEKRVRQALKQAAG; from the coding sequence ATGTCCGATGCTACGACGCACCCCTCCGTGCACGCCTCCACCATCCGCCTGGAGTACCCACCGAACCTGCCGGTCTCCGCCGAACGGGACCGGATCATGGGTGCCATCCGCGACCACCAGGTCGTCATCGTGGCCGGCGAGACCGGGTCGGGGAAGACCACCCAGCTGCCCAAGATGCTCCTCGAGCTGGCGGACGAGGGCGTGCTGGATGCCGAGCGGATGATCGGTCACACCCAGCCCCGGCGCCTGGCCGCCCGCTCCGTGGCCGAACGCATCGCCCACGAACTCGGCACGGAAATCGGCTCCGACGTCGGCTACCAGGTCCGCTTCACGGCCCAGACGTCCGCACGGACCCGGGTCAAGGTCATGACGGACGGCATCCTGCTCGCCGAGATCCAGCACGACCAGTTGCTGTCCAGGTACTCCGCGATCATCATCGATGAGGCCCACGAGCGCAGTCTCAACATCGACTTCCTGCTCGGATACCTCAAGCGCCTGCTGCCCCGGCGCCGCGACCTGCGCGTCATCATCACCTCCGCGACCATCGATCCGGAGTCCTTCGCCGCCCACTTCGCACTGCCCGATGCCGCTGGTCAGGACGAGCCGGCCCCGATCATCGAGGTCTCCGGCCGCACCTTCCCCGTGGAGATTCGCTACCGCCCTCTGGACGCCCCGCGCCGTGACGGTGCTCCGGGCAGTGCGGTAGGTCCGGGCGACGAGGACGACGGGTCCTCCGGCTCCTCGGGATTCGACGCTGACACGGACGAGGAGTCCCGCGATCCCGTGGACGCGGTCTGCGATGCCGTGGACGAGCTGTCCCGCGAGCCGGACGGGGACATCCTCGTGTTCTTCTCCGGCGAGCGCGAGATCCGTGACGCCGCGGAGGCGTTGGCACCCCGGGTCGCCGCCAACCGCCGCCTCGGGAACGCGGAGATCCTGCCGCTCTACGGGCGGCTGTCCATGGCGGAACAGCACCGCGTGTTCTCCACCGGCCCCCGGCGGCGCATCGTCCTGGCGACCAACGTGGCCGAGACCTCGCTGACCGTTCCCGGGATCAAGTACGTCATCGACACCGGTACGGCCCGCATCTCCCGGTACTCCCACCGCACCAAGGTCCAGCGGCTGCCGATCGAGCGCATCAGCCAGGCCAGCGCCAACCAGCGGTCCGGGCGTTCGGGCCGCACCTCGGACGGCATCGCGATCCGCCTCTACTCGCAGGAGGACTTCGAGTCACGCGCCGAGTTCACCGACCCGGAGATCCTGCGCACCAATCTCGCGGCCGTCATCCTGCAGATGTGCTCCATGGGCGTGGCGACCACCCCGGCCGACGTCGGCGACTTCCCCTTCCTGCAGCCGCCGGACTCCCGGCAGGTCAGCGACGGTGCGGCCCTGCTGACCGAGCTGGGGGCACTGAACAGCGGCCAGCCGGATGAGCGCGGCAGATCCTATCCCAAGGGCACCATCACGCCGGTCGGCCGGAAGCTGGCCCGGCTCCCCGTGGACCCGCGTCTGGGACGGATGATCGTGGAGGCCGGCGAGCGCGGTTGCGTGCGCGAGGTCATGGTCCTCGCGGCGGCCCTGACCATCCAGGACCCCCGAGAGCGCCCCACCGAACAGCGCGCCCAGGCCGATGAGCAGCACTCCCGTTTCAAGGACGAGAACTCGGACTTCTCGTCGCTGTTGAACCTGTGGGCCTATCTGCGCGAACAGCAGAAGGAACTCTCCGGGAACCAGTTCCGCCGGATGTGCCGCACCGAGTACATCAACTACCTGCGCGTCCGCGAGTGGCAGGACCTGGTCCAGCAGCTGCGCCAGCTGGCCAAGCCGCTGGGCATCTCCGTCTCCGCCGGGCCCGTGGACCCGGTGGGTCAGCATGAGCCCGTGCACCGGTCCCTGCTGACCGGACTGCTGTCCCACATCGGAGCGTGGGACGAGCGCAAGCGCGACTACCAGGGCGCCCGCAACACGAGGTTCGCGGTATTCCCGGGCTCGGCCCTGTTCAAGAAGAGGCATGCCTTCGTCATGGCGGCGGAGCTCGTGGAGACCTCCCGGCTCTGGGCCCGGATGGTGGCGAAGATCGATCCTGTCTGGGCCGTGGAGGCCGCCGGTGCCCTGGCGAAGCGGACCTACAACGAGCCCCACTGGTCCCGGCGCTCCGGCTCGGTGGTCGCCCGGGAGAAGGTCACCCTGTTCGGTATCACCCTGATCCCGGACCGTCAGGTCCAGTTCTGGCGGATCGACCCGGCCGGCTCCCGTGAGCTGTTCATCCGCCACGCCCTGGTGGAAGGCGACTGGAAGACCCGGCACCACTTCTTCGCACGCAACCGGACAGCCCTGGCCGAGATCGAGGACCTCGAGACGCGCCTGCGCCGCCGCGATCTCCGCGTCTCGGACCAGGACCTCTTCGACTTCTACGACGCGCGCATCCCCGCCACGGTCGTCTCCGAGCGCCACTTCGACTCCTGGTGGAAGAAGACGCGGCAGACGTCCCCGGACCTGCTGGACCTCGATCAGCGGGCGCTCCTGGCCGTGGACACCGGGGAGTTGGACACGGACCAGTTCCCCACGGTGTTCCACCACCCCACGGACGGGGGCGGAATCGACCTCGAGCTGTCTTACGACTTCAACCCGGCGGCGGGGGCTGGCGAGTCAGACGGCATCACCGTCCTCATCCCGATCCTGATGCTCAACCAGATGGACCCGGAGCGGTTCCGCTGGCTCGTCCCCGGGCTGCGTGTCGACCTGGTGACGGCCCTGATCCGCTCCCTGCCCAAGGCCGTGCGCAAGAATTTCGTGCCGGCACCGGATGTGGCGCGGGCCGCCGTCGAGCAATTGGACCGGGACGCGGACCCCGCTGCGGACGACCTGCTGCCCGCCCTGGAACTGGCCCTGCGGCGGATGAAGGGCGTGGTCATCCCCCCGGGGTCCTGGGACCTGACCGCCATCCCGCCGCACCTGGTGCCCGACTACCGTGTGGTGGACGCCCGTGGCGCCATTATGGGCACCGGCCAGGACCTCGCCGCGCTCCAGGGCCGGCTGGCCGGGGCGAACCGCACGGCCATCGCGGAGTCGCTCGCCCGCGCCGGTGGTGCAGGCGATGGTGCAGGCGATGGTGCCAGCTCTGCACCATCGCCGCAGAGCGTCCGGCGCGATGCCCACCCCCATTCCGACGGCCGTCCCGCCTCCGCCCCGGCCAGGACTGCCTTCGCCGAGCGGCACGGCCTGACCGACTGGGTGGTCGGGGACATTCCCCGGAAGGTGGACACCGAGATCTCGGCAGGTTCGGCCGGCTCAGGCAGGCAGCGGATCACCGGCTATCCGGGACTGACCGCCGAGACCGCCCGGGACGGGTCGCCCGCCGCAGGCCTGACGGTGTACCGCACCGAGGCGGACCAGCAGGCCGCGCACCGGGCCGGCGTCGTGAACCTGTTGTTGGCGCTGGTGCCCAGCCCGCAGCGCTACGTCCTGGACCACCTGGACAACCGGGAGAAGCTGACGTTCACGCAGAATCCCCACGGTTCGGTGGAGCAGCTGATCAACGACTGCACCCGCGCCGCCGTGGACCGTCTGGTACCGGCGTCCCTGCCGTTCACCGAGACCGAGTTCCGCCGACTGTTCACCACCGTACGGGCCGAGGTGATCGACACCGTCTTCGCGGTGACGGCCATCGTGGAGCAGGTGTTGTCCCGGGCCACCCAGGTGCGCAAGGAGCTCAAGGGGTCGGTGTCCCTGGCCATGGCTCCCGCCCTGAACGACATCAAGGCCCACCTGGAGCAGCTGGTGTTCCCGGGCTTCGTCGCCGCCACCGGGTGGGCACATCTGCAACACCTGCCCCGGTACCTGCAGGGCATGCTCCGGCGGATCGACAAGCTCAAGGCTGGCGGCCAGGTGCAACGCGATGCCCGGGACATGGCCGTGGTGCAGGGTCTCGAGGACGCCTTCGACGCCGAGGTGCGGAAGCTGCCCGCCGGCCAGTCCACCCCGCCGGCGCTGGACGCGGTCCGGTGGCTCATCGAGGAGCTGCGCATCAGCTACTTCGCGCAGGACCTGGGGACCGCCGTCTCCGTCTCAGAGAAGCGGGTGCGCCAGGCCCTGAAGCAGGCTGCCGGCTAG
- a CDS encoding N-acetyltransferase — protein MVESNPVAGDAVDGSTAERSAALAFIVACQQDPATGTAFLGDDAAGIEAELEGLGQPWLRGLRVVEQDGTVIAACTVDWDPEPSMAWVHGPWGRPEQVASHGAALVAAVCDAVPAGIERFEMCGHVANGSMAALAADLGWTATEVNYAMVAPASTAARWSEPAVQREQTEQAEQAEQHTGPDAGAAPTVRLREPVRIRPAGPADVGLLEPLHTAEFGEAYATAAQLLSRHHTVVAEDSTGAVLGYAAGSLQDDGQAYVDFTAVVPEARRHGLGRRLVIGLAERLLAAGDPGMLHLTVRESRKAAHALYLSLGMRQDAALRGYRGPRVTAQHPG, from the coding sequence ATGGTCGAGAGCAACCCGGTGGCGGGAGACGCGGTGGACGGCAGCACAGCGGAGAGAAGCGCCGCCCTGGCCTTCATCGTCGCCTGCCAGCAGGATCCCGCCACCGGCACCGCGTTCCTCGGGGACGATGCCGCCGGGATCGAGGCCGAACTCGAGGGCCTGGGCCAGCCCTGGTTGCGTGGCCTGAGGGTCGTGGAACAGGACGGCACGGTCATCGCCGCGTGCACCGTCGACTGGGACCCGGAGCCGTCAATGGCCTGGGTCCACGGACCGTGGGGCCGTCCCGAGCAGGTGGCCAGCCACGGCGCCGCCCTGGTGGCTGCGGTGTGTGATGCCGTCCCGGCGGGCATCGAACGCTTCGAGATGTGCGGCCACGTGGCGAACGGGTCCATGGCCGCCCTGGCCGCCGACCTGGGCTGGACCGCCACGGAGGTGAACTACGCCATGGTGGCCCCGGCTTCTACGGCGGCGCGGTGGTCGGAGCCGGCAGTACAGAGGGAACAGACGGAACAGGCCGAACAAGCCGAACAGCACACCGGGCCCGACGCCGGCGCGGCGCCGACGGTGCGCCTCCGCGAACCGGTGCGTATCCGGCCGGCGGGACCGGCCGACGTCGGGCTCCTGGAACCGCTGCACACGGCCGAGTTCGGCGAGGCCTACGCGACGGCCGCCCAGTTGCTCTCCCGCCACCACACCGTGGTGGCCGAGGATTCCACCGGGGCGGTGCTGGGCTACGCTGCGGGATCTCTCCAGGACGACGGCCAGGCCTATGTGGACTTCACGGCCGTGGTCCCCGAGGCTCGGCGCCACGGATTGGGCCGCCGGCTCGTGATCGGTCTCGCCGAACGGCTCCTGGCTGCGGGAGATCCTGGGATGCTGCACCTGACGGTGCGCGAGTCCCGGAAGGCTGCGCACGCCCTGTACCTGTCCCTGGGGATGCGGCAGGACGCGGCACTGCGCGGTTACCGGGGGCCACGGGTGACGGCTCAGCACCCCGGGTGA
- a CDS encoding ABC transporter substrate-binding protein has translation MMLGSQKNRTGLRAGALLAVSALALTACGNDGGDGGSATEGGDGAESYSIGVSQFLSHASLDAARSGFEARIEESGLDITLDVQNAQGDQATANTIAGSFASADHDLVLAIATPSAQTAAQAITDIPVLFTAVTDPVSANLVESNEAPGGNVTGTSDANPVLEQLTLLTELDPEAATVGIVYSSGEVNSEVQVEWAKEAAEELGLEIVEATVSNSSEVQQAANSLSDVDALYVPTDNAVVSALETLIGVAQERQIPLIPAEGDSVERGGVATYGLSYEQLGAQTADMALRILTEGADPATMPVETLTEPELYVNPDAAEAMGVEIPQSMIDEADHVVGQE, from the coding sequence ATGATGCTCGGTAGCCAGAAGAACCGCACCGGACTCCGTGCAGGAGCGCTGCTCGCCGTCTCCGCACTCGCTCTGACGGCCTGCGGCAACGACGGAGGCGACGGCGGCTCCGCGACCGAGGGCGGCGATGGCGCCGAGTCCTATTCGATCGGTGTATCCCAGTTCCTCTCCCACGCCTCCCTGGACGCGGCCCGCTCCGGGTTCGAGGCACGGATCGAGGAGTCCGGCCTGGACATCACCTTGGACGTCCAGAACGCCCAGGGCGACCAGGCGACGGCCAACACCATCGCCGGTTCCTTCGCCTCCGCGGACCACGACCTCGTGCTCGCGATCGCCACCCCGTCCGCGCAGACCGCCGCCCAGGCCATCACCGACATCCCGGTGCTCTTCACCGCCGTGACCGATCCGGTCTCGGCCAACCTGGTGGAGTCGAACGAGGCACCGGGCGGCAATGTCACGGGTACCTCCGATGCCAACCCCGTGCTGGAACAGCTGACCCTGCTGACCGAACTGGACCCGGAGGCCGCGACGGTGGGCATCGTCTACTCCTCTGGTGAGGTCAACTCCGAGGTCCAGGTCGAATGGGCCAAGGAGGCCGCGGAGGAACTGGGCCTGGAGATCGTCGAGGCCACCGTCTCCAACTCCTCAGAGGTGCAGCAGGCCGCGAACTCGCTCTCCGACGTCGACGCCCTGTACGTGCCCACCGACAATGCGGTGGTGTCCGCCCTGGAGACCCTGATCGGTGTGGCCCAGGAGCGCCAGATCCCGCTGATCCCCGCCGAGGGCGATTCAGTGGAACGCGGCGGAGTGGCCACGTACGGCCTGAGCTATGAACAGCTCGGTGCGCAGACGGCGGACATGGCCCTCCGCATCCTGACCGAGGGTGCAGACCCGGCCACCATGCCGGTGGAGACCCTGACCGAACCGGAGCTGTACGTGAACCCGGACGCCGCCGAGGCCATGGGCGTGGAGATCCCGCAGTCAATGATCGACGAGGCCGACCACGTGGTGGGCCAGGAGTAG